The following DNA comes from Noviherbaspirillum sp. L7-7A.
CGCAGCGGCCGCAGCCGGTGCGCCGCAACCGGCAACAGGACTGCCTGCACATCCTCGGGCAGCACATGGTTGCGGCCTTCCAGCGCCGCCCAGGCGCGTGCCGCCTGCAGCAGCGCGATTGCCGCACGCGGACTGAGGCCCTCGGCAAACAGGCCGCCCTGGCGGGACGCCTGCACCAGCGCCTGCACATAACTCACCAGCGCCGCGGAGGCATGCACGTCGCGCAGCCCTGCGCGGGCATCGGCCAGCTCGCCCGGCGTCATCGCTGGACGCATCGCCTTGACCATGGCGCGCCGGTCCTCTCCCATCAGCAGCGCCCGTTCCGCCGCCGCATCCGGATAGCCGAGCGACAGGCACATCAGGAAGCGGTCCAGTTGCGACTCGGGCAACTGGAAGGTGCCGATCTGGTGAGTCGGATTCTGGGTGGCGATGACGAAGAACGGGTCGGGCAACTCGCGCGTCATGCCGTCGGCCGATACCTGCCGCTCTTCCATCGCCTCCAGCAGGGCTGACTGGGTCTTGGGCGTGGCGCGGTTGATTTCATCGGCCAGCAGCACCTGGGTGAATACCGGGCCTGGGTGGAAGGAAAAACCGTTCTTGTCGCGGTCGAACACCGAGATGCCCACCACGTCGGCCGGCAGCAGATCGCTGGTGAACTGCACCCGGTTGAATTTCAGCCCCAGTGACGTCGCCAGCGCATGCGCCAGCGTCGTCTTGCCCACGCCCGGCACATCCTCGATCAGCAGATGCCCGCCTGCCAGCAGGCACACCAGCGCCTGCCGTATCTGCATTTCCTTGCCAACGATGACTTCTCCGACCTGCGCGGCAACGGCATGAATTCTGGAGTACATAGTGTTCCTGTTGGGAGCTGGGGCGATATGAAAAACCGGATGCAGGACCTTATTGTAGTATGGCAACGTCCTGTTTTATTGCTTCCGATAAACCATTTGTTTGAGCAGCAGTGAATAAAATGGCATGCAAAAACCGGTTTTTCGTTAAACTACGGGCATTCTATGCGAGAACGTGCGTGCAGCGTTCCTCAACATGACCACTGCCATTTACTGCCACACCGACTGCCTGGCCCATGAAATGGGCGGCTGGCATCCCGAGTCGCCGGCCAGGCTGCAGGCGATCGAAGACCAGCTCATCGCCAGCCGTATCGACAGCTGCATTGACCACCGCGATGCACCGCTGGCTGACGTCGAAGCCATCGCCCGGGTGCATCACCAGGACGCCATCGCCCGGGTACGGGACAACGTGCCGCCACCCGGCAGCCCAGCTGACGCCTACTACCCGATCGACGGCGACACGCTGCTCAATGCGCACAGCTGGAAAGCGGCGCTGCGCGCCGCCGGCGCCGCGATCGCGGCCACGGACGCGGTAATCGCCGGCGACCTGGACAATGCCTTCTGTGCCGTGCGTCCGCCCGGCCACCATGCCAGGCCATCCGAGCCCATGGGTTTCTGCCTGTTCAACAATGTCGCCATTGCCGCCCGCCATGCGCTTGAAGTGCATGGCCTGGAGCGGGTGGCCATCGTCGATTTCGACGTCCATCACGGCAATGGCACCGAGGAAGCCTTCGTCTATGAGCCGCGGGTGATGATGGTGAGCTTTTTCCAGCATCCCTTCTATCCGTACAGCGGCGTCGGCGGCGAGTCGCAATTCAATCCCAACATGGTCAATGTGCCGGTGGCTGCCTATACCGGCGGCGAAAAGGTCAGGCAGCTGGTCACCGAGTTATGGCTGCCGGCGCTGCGTGCCTTCCGGCCGCAGATGATCTTCATTTCCGCCGGTTTCGACGCGCACCGGGAAGACGACATGGGGCAGATGGGCCTGGTCGAGGCGGACTACGCGTGGATCACGCGCCAGATCATGGCGGTGGCGAACGAGCATGCGGGAGGTCGCATCGTCAGCTGCCTGGAAGGCGGCTACAATCTGTCAGCGCTGGCGCGCAGCGTGGTGGCGCACCTGAAGGCGCTGGCCGAACTGGAGTAAGCGCGGCCGGCGCGGTCGCTGCGGGTAGAATACGGCCTTCATTTTCAGAGAAGCGCCACATGTCTATTCAATGGTTCCCCGGTCACATGAACGCCGCCCGCAAGAAGGCGGAAGAATCCATGGAGAAGGTCGACATGGTGATCGAAGTGCTGGACGGGCGCATTCCCCAGGCCAGCAGCAATCCCATGATCGAAAGGCTGCGCCTGTTCCGGCAGCGGCCCTGCCTGAAAATCCTCAACAAGGCCGACCTGGCCGACCCGGCCGCCACCAGCGCCTGGATCAAGCATTACAACCAGCAGAAGGACGTCAATGCGGTGGCCTTGAGCTGCAAGAAGCCGTCCGACGTCGCCAAGATCCCGCAACTGTGCATCAAGCTGGTACCCAACCGCGGCACCGCGTTGAAGCCACTGCGCATCATGATCATGGGCATACCCAACGTCGGCAAGTCGACCTTGATGAATGCGCTGCTGAAGAAACGCGTCGCCAAGGTCGGCGACGAACCGGCCGTCACAAAGACGCAGCAACGTCTTTACCTGGGCAATAACATCGTGCTGATCGACACCCCCGGCATGATGTGGCCAAAAATCGAACATCCAAGCGATGGCCTGATGCTGGCCGCCAGCCATGCCATTGGCAGCAATGCACTGATCGAGGAGGAGGTCGCCACCTTTCTTGCCGAGATGCTGCTGGCGCGCTATCCGGCGCTGGTGAGCGCCCGCTATGGCTTTCCGACCGAGGGCATCGATGGCGTTGCGGTGATCGAGGGTGTCGCCCAGCGCCGGGCTTATCGTCTGAAGGGCGGCGAGCCGGATCTGGAGAAGGCGGCACACACCTTGCTGCAGGATTACCGCAGTGGCGCGCTGGGCAGGGTGAGCCTGGAGACGCCGCAGAGCCGGGTGGAATTGCTGGCTTCTTATCAGCCACCTGCATCGTTGTCACTGCCTGTAGAGGAAGCGGCTGCCGATGACGGTGATAGCGAGTAGGCTTGTCCTGCATACTCCCTTCCAGCCCGCCGCGATGCGGGCTTTTTTGTGCATACAGACAAGCGAACTCAAACCATTTTTTCAAAGCCGTGAACCCTGCGAGGAACGAAGCAGGTATGTCCGATACTTAATGTTCGAATAGTGCGCATACAAGCAAACTGTGCAGCGAGTAGTGAGCAGAAGGGTAACGATCACAGCACCGTGATGGCCTCAAGTGCTCGGAACATTTGCAGGGCAGCCCAATTGATAACTTCAGAATTCCATGCATTCCGACCTTATTGACGGACAAGTTATTACATTGTGGTGTGGCTATATTGAGAGATTGAGATGTTTTTCTTCGAAATGAAATGAAGTCTGATAATTAATAATTCATTTCGCTTGTTAGCTTGCAAAACACTTTTCGCATAACCGTATGTAGAAAATCTTAACGCAATATATTTTCAACAGCAAAGTCTGCCGTACTGTTTGGATTGCAAATTTGATAAAAAATTTATTCGTCATTAATTATTTGAAATAGAGAAGATATCGGTGCCTTGGTATCTATATAAGTAGGTGAAAATCCATTTATCGTGAAAGAAGGCTGGTAATGGGTATATATGAATTTCGGCGAATCATTGGCGGTTTTTGTAAAGAAGCTTTGTTGCAGGACAGCAGTGAAATCGCATCTGGAAAGGCCTTTCTGATTCATCATTGTCTGGTGTGGTTTCAATACATTGAAGTGGCAAACCTATGCAGGATCGTAATCGATCTTGGTAAGCCGGAAGAAGGAATTCCTTCCAATATGGCCCGCATGATGCTTGAATCAAACTGTGGTAGCCATTCCAGATATCTGCCCTTCCTTGGTATTAATGATAAGGATGGCCATGCATTGCTGATGCTACATATTTCGCTGGAAATGTTGCGTAATGAAGTGAAGCTATACTATCTGCTGGATCAGCAGTTATTGCCGCTTATTAAAGCTTGGCGAGGTTGCTTTGAGAAATGCGACAAGGCGATGCCAGGTAATAATAAGGAACTGCCTAGTGGTGGATTTGCGTGAGGAGCGATGATTTATGATTCGTGATGCAACGAGAGAAATATCGAATAGCCTGTTTAATACTCCAAACCATGGAATTCATAATCCTACGCCATCTGTTTCTGTTTCCGATTTTCAGCCTTTAGAAAACAAACCAGAAGAACAGCGTTCGGCGATGGGTAGTGAAAGCGATGACATAAAGAAGACAGGACAGGATGAGGTAAGAGAACAGTGTAATTCGTTGGGAGGTGAGGAGAGTCCATCGGCATCAACCAATATTTCAGATGGCACGCATCCGCCAACAGCAGAGTCTACTGATGCCGCTGATAAAGCAGCCAATCCCCTTTCAAAATTTTTCTTTGAAAACACGAACGTAAAGTTTACTTGGGCAAGCGCTTATACTGCAGCGAACATAGCGCGCACTGTGGAAAGTACGCTTCTAGTGACGCATTCCGCAGATGAGGAGGTTCTGCTCGTCATCAATATTGTCAGGCTCGCAATAGGCTTGCTTTTGCAATGCTATGACACCGCAGAAGCGGTGCGTAATAAAGAAAAACTGGAAAAGAAAGAGAATGATAGTCTTGATAAGCTTAAAAAGTTGAGAGAAAAAGATTGTGCGGAGATTTCTCCGGAAAATTCAGTTGAGGCGACTGATTCTTCTCTACTTGCAGTTAAAGAGAAAGATAATATTGCAGCCCCGATGCAGGATAAAAATACGCCTTCGAATGAAAAAACCGTTGAAGAGAAAGTGCAGAAGGTAAAGAATCACTTCGCTTTATTGGAGGCAAAAAGCAACGTGGAAGATTGTTCCCCAGCAGCCAAGGATGCAAGGATAGTGGCCGGGGCGGTGGCTGCAAAAGAAACCTTTTTTACAGTCGGTGCAGTTATCGGTTTAATCCAAAGTGCCATAAAAATATTGAAACACTTTGCCCCCGCAATCATGGCTGGTTCTGCTGCTGTGGGGGTTGCGGTGGCAGGTGTGGTTATGGGTGCATTAAGTGTGGTGTTTGCTGTGGCAGCCAATGTTATTGATATTTATCAGGGCTTTGTTAAAGCAAGGGAGGCGTATGATGAATATTCAGTTTTCTCGAATTTAAAGAAAGAATTCGAGTCGAAAATACAAGCGGAAAATAACTTGAACTCCCTTGATTCGCGGTTCAAGGATGGATGTTCCAATCTGTTTAATAAAAAGATTGATAGCGCAAAATTGAATGGTGGTTTTGCAATCGGAAGGATTGTAAGAGGCTTTGTGGGTCTCGCCATTTCGGCAATTACGGCGGTTGGATTGGTGCTAAGTGTTGGGTCGGCTGCTCCCATAGCAGCTGCTGTTGGTGGGGGGACGGCTTTTGTTTACTTTTTTTCCCTTATTGTGAGAGTTGCAAGAGATGTGAACCAAGCGCTAGCTGAAGTGGAAGAATGTAATGCTGCGGAGAAGTGGAAGGAACAATATAAGGACGCAGAAATTTTTCAAAAAAATTCAGATGATGCGTCAACCTTCGACGATGATGCCGGTTCCAATCCGTATGAAAACAAGTATTTCAT
Coding sequences within:
- a CDS encoding MoxR family ATPase yields the protein MYSRIHAVAAQVGEVIVGKEMQIRQALVCLLAGGHLLIEDVPGVGKTTLAHALATSLGLKFNRVQFTSDLLPADVVGISVFDRDKNGFSFHPGPVFTQVLLADEINRATPKTQSALLEAMEERQVSADGMTRELPDPFFVIATQNPTHQIGTFQLPESQLDRFLMCLSLGYPDAAAERALLMGEDRRAMVKAMRPAMTPGELADARAGLRDVHASAALVSYVQALVQASRQGGLFAEGLSPRAAIALLQAARAWAALEGRNHVLPEDVQAVLLPVAAHRLRPLRSAGGSAASSRDLVLQLMKTVPV
- a CDS encoding histone deacetylase family protein, which produces MTTAIYCHTDCLAHEMGGWHPESPARLQAIEDQLIASRIDSCIDHRDAPLADVEAIARVHHQDAIARVRDNVPPPGSPADAYYPIDGDTLLNAHSWKAALRAAGAAIAATDAVIAGDLDNAFCAVRPPGHHARPSEPMGFCLFNNVAIAARHALEVHGLERVAIVDFDVHHGNGTEEAFVYEPRVMMVSFFQHPFYPYSGVGGESQFNPNMVNVPVAAYTGGEKVRQLVTELWLPALRAFRPQMIFISAGFDAHREDDMGQMGLVEADYAWITRQIMAVANEHAGGRIVSCLEGGYNLSALARSVVAHLKALAELE
- the ylqF gene encoding ribosome biogenesis GTPase YlqF, which translates into the protein MSIQWFPGHMNAARKKAEESMEKVDMVIEVLDGRIPQASSNPMIERLRLFRQRPCLKILNKADLADPAATSAWIKHYNQQKDVNAVALSCKKPSDVAKIPQLCIKLVPNRGTALKPLRIMIMGIPNVGKSTLMNALLKKRVAKVGDEPAVTKTQQRLYLGNNIVLIDTPGMMWPKIEHPSDGLMLAASHAIGSNALIEEEVATFLAEMLLARYPALVSARYGFPTEGIDGVAVIEGVAQRRAYRLKGGEPDLEKAAHTLLQDYRSGALGRVSLETPQSRVELLASYQPPASLSLPVEEAAADDGDSE